From a single Arachis hypogaea cultivar Tifrunner chromosome 3, arahy.Tifrunner.gnm2.J5K5, whole genome shotgun sequence genomic region:
- the LOC112790470 gene encoding lycopene epsilon cyclase, chloroplastic has translation MECVGARNFAAMSVCLSSSSRSRLRRKKLARIRTSICIRGISLHRHHHHDDHHYREASRSQCLSVEAKAGAGSESCVATKEDFADEEDYIKAGGSELVFVQMQQNKSMEMQSKLADKLPPISVGDILDLVVIGCGPAGLALAAESAKLGLKVGLIGPDLPFTNNYGVWEDEFKDLGLGGCIEHVWKDTIVYLDNKDPIFIGRSYGRVSRHLLHEELLRRCVESGVSYLSSRVERIVEGSNGHSNVICEYDIVVHCRLATVASGAASGKLLQYEVGGPKVSVQTAYGVEVEVENSPYDPNLMVFMDYRDYMKQNVQTLEANYPTFLYAMPMSGTRVFFEETCLASKDAMPFELLKKKLFSRLNTMGIRITKTYEEEWSYIPVGGSLPNTEQKNLAFGAAASMVHPATGYSVVRSLSEAPKYASVIASILKEGHTSSIITHERSKENLSMQAWNTLWPQERKRQRAFFLFGLALILQLDIEGIRTFFHTFFRLPNWMWQGFLGSSLSSTDLVLFAFYMFIVAPNNLRMCLVRHLLSDPTGTTMVRTYLTI, from the exons ATGGAGTGCGTTGGAGCGAGAAACTTCGCGGCAATGTCGGTTTGTTTAAGCTCTTCTTCGAGGTCGCGTTTGAGGAGGAAGAAGCTAGCGAGAATCCGAACCTCAATCTGCATTCGTGGAATTAGTTTGCACCGTCATCACCATCATGATGATCATCATTATCGTGAAGCTTCACGCTCGCAATGTCTCAGCGTGGAGGCCAAAGCTGGTGCCGGAAGCGAGAGCTGCGTGGCGACGAAAGAGGACTTCGCTGACGAAGAAGATTATATCAAGGCCGGTGGATCGGAACTCGTGTTCGTCCAAATGCAGCAGAACAAGTCCATGGAAATGCAATCCAAGCTTGCTGATAAG TTGCCACCCATATCTGTAGGAGATATATTGGATCTAGTGGTGATTGGTTGTGGTCCGGCTGGTCTTGCTCTTGCTGCAGAATCTGCCAAGTTAGGATTGAAAGTCGGGCTCATTGGTCCGGATCTTCCTTTTACAAATAATTATGGTGTGTGGGAAGATGAATTTAAAG ATCTTGGACTCGGCGGTTGTATTGAGCATGTTTGGAAGGATACCATTGTATATCTTGATAATAAGGATCCCATTTTTATTGGGCGTTCTTATGGACGTGTCAGCCGACATTTGCTTCATGAGGAATTGTTGAGAAG GTGTGTCGAGTCAGGTGTATCATATCTTAGCTCAAGAGTTGAAAGGATTGTTGAGGGTAGCAATGGCCACAGTAATGTCATATGTGAATATGATATTGTGGTGCACTGCAG GCTTGCTACTGTTGCATCAGGAGCAGCTTCAGGGAAACTCTTGCAGTATGAAGTTGGGGGTCCAAAGGTGTCTGTCCAGACAGCCTATGGTGTGGAAGTTGAG GTGGAAAACAGTCCTTATGATCCCAACCTGATGGTTTTCATGGATTACAGAGACTACATGAAGCAAAATGTTCAAACTCTAGAAGCAAATTACCCAACATTTCTTTATGCAATGCCTATGTCTGGCACAAGAGTGTTTTTTGAG GAAACCTGTTTGGCATCGAAAGATGCCATGCCTTTTGAGTTATTAAAGAAAAAGCTTTTTTCGAGATTAAATACAATGGGGATCCGAATCACAAAGACTTATGAAGAG GAATGGTCTTATATCCCCGTTGGTGGGTCCCTACCCAACACAGAGCAGAAGAACCTTGCATTTGGTGCAGCTGCTAGTATGGTGCATCCAGCTACAG GCTACTCAGTTGTGAGATCTTTGTCGGAAGCTCCAAAATATGCTTCAGTAATTGCCTCTATTTTGAAAGAGGGTCATACAAGTAGCATTATTACTCATGAACGAAGTAAAGAGAATCTATCTATGCAAG cTTGGAATACCCTTTGGCCACAAGAAAGGAAACGACAGAGAGCATTCTTTCTTTTTGGATTAGCATTAATTCTGCAGCTTGACATTGAGGGCATCAGAACCTTCTTTCATACTTTCTTTCGCTTACCTAACTG GATGTGGCAAGGATTTCTTGGCTCCTCTCTTTCCTCTACAGACCTAGTACTATTTGCATTCTACATGTTCATAGTAGCACCAAATAACTTGAGAATGTGCCTAGTCAGACATCTGCTTTCGGATCCTACAGGGACAACAATGGTAAGGACCTACTTAACGATATAG